One genomic segment of Piliocolobus tephrosceles isolate RC106 unplaced genomic scaffold, ASM277652v3 unscaffolded_43463, whole genome shotgun sequence includes these proteins:
- the LOC113224058 gene encoding putative GTP-binding protein 6 encodes AAACGVEGWSWGVRVDCTQGYLPLPACCWELVPAPPPGRSASLGSDTKSFAALTAWPGPQDLIVHVRDVSHPEVELQKRSVLSTLHSLQLPARLLDSMVEVHNKVDLVPGYSPTEPSAVPVSALLGHGLRELKAELDAAVLKATGRQILTLRVRLAGAQLSWLYKEATVQDVDVIPEDGAADVTVIISDSAYGKFRKLFPG; translated from the exons AGCTGCTGCCTGCGGCGTGGAAGGCTGGTCCTGGGGTGTCCGAGTGGACTGCACACAGGGGTACTTGCCACTCCCAGCCTGTTGTTGGGAGCTCGTGCCAGCCCCTCCCCCGGGCCGGTCTGCAAGCTTGGGGTCAGACACCAAGAGCTTCGCAGCTCTGACCGCATGGCCCGGCCCGCAGGATCTCATTGTGCACGTGAGGGACGTCAGCCACCCCGAGGTGGAGCTCCAGAAACGCAGCGTTCTGTCCACACTGCACAGCCTGCAGCTGCCCGCCCGGCTCCTGGACTCCATGGTGGAGGTTCACAACAAGGTGGACCTCGTGCCCGG ATACAGCCCCACGGAACCGAGCGCCGTGCCCGTGTCTGCCCTGCTGGGCCACGGGCTCCGGGAGCTGAAGGCTGAGCTCGATGCGGCCGTTTTGAAGGCGACTGGGAGACAGATCCTCACTCTCCGCGTGAGGCTCGCCGGGGCCCAGCTCAG CTGGCTATATAAGGAGGCCACGGTTCAGGATGTGGACGTGATCCCTGAGGACGGGGCGGCCGACGTGACGGTCATCATCAGCGACTCGGCCTACGGCAAATTCCGGAAGCTCTTTCCAGGATGA